In one window of Candidatus Avedoeria danica DNA:
- the gcvH gene encoding glycine cleavage system protein GcvH, whose amino-acid sequence MSVPPDLRYTAEHEWVRDAADGHVAIGITDFAQEQLGDVVYVELPKVGASLVAMQPFGVVESVKAASDLYSPLTGTVVAINPALADTPELVNTDPYGEGWMITLAPSAPAELDGLMSPGAYGEHIAAG is encoded by the coding sequence ATGTCAGTTCCACCCGATCTGCGCTACACCGCCGAGCACGAGTGGGTCCGCGATGCCGCCGACGGCCACGTCGCCATCGGCATCACGGACTTCGCCCAGGAGCAGCTGGGCGACGTCGTCTACGTTGAGCTGCCCAAGGTCGGTGCCTCGCTGGTGGCGATGCAGCCGTTCGGTGTCGTCGAGAGCGTCAAGGCGGCCAGTGACCTCTACAGCCCGCTGACCGGCACCGTGGTGGCCATCAACCCCGCCCTGGCCGACACGCCCGAGCTTGTGAACACCGACCCGTACGGCGAGGGCTGGATGATCACGCTTGCACCGTCCGCACCGGCCGAACTCGACGGCCTCATGTCCCCCGGGGCGTACGGCGAGCACATCGCCGCCGGTTAG